TGACGGTAACGGCTACTCGCATGTCCGTGCCTCGCTCCTGGGCGCCTCACTGGTAGTCCCTTTCAATGATAAGAAACTGCTTCTGGGTACCTGGCAGCAAATAGTGGTGGTGGACTTTGATAACCGGCCTCGCTCCAGGCAGGTCATCGTGCAGGTTATGGGTGAATAGACGGGGTGTGAACCAGACTGCCCTCATTTGGGTCCACTTTGACGTAGAACGGCCGTATGGTAAAATTTATTGTGATGTTCTTTTTCCGGATCAGGATTCGGAGGTTTAGCACATGAACGGATTGATTCTGATATTGCCCACCTTACTGCTTATACTCGCTTCCTTTCTCGTCGTTACGGCTGCGTCCGCCCTTTTAATGCTGACAGGGATGGACTCGCAAAGGGCGCGCTTCCAGGCACTGTCATCTTTCACCGGGACCGGTTTCACCACCCGGGAAGCCGAGAGCGTGGTAAACCATCCTCAAAGAAGACGTATTGTCATGGCGCTTATGATGCTCGGACACGCGGGGATTGTTGCCGTGGTTGTTACCGCCACATCTTCGGTGGTCACAAGTGGAGGAAGCTGGGAGACAACGCTTATTTTCCTCGTTGTTCTCTTATATGTTTACGCTCTGTACCTGATTGTGAAGTATGGCGGCATCACAAAAAGATGGGAGGGGTTCATCAGTAAAAGGTTCGCCAGGCACTTGGGAGAAGAAGGCACTCCCGCTGAACTTCTGCATCTCCTGGAAGGTTACGGTATCGTGAGAATGCCCGTTAAACCTGATTTGCCTGTATTAAGCAGTTGTGTTTCACAGGATACCTGCCGGGATAAAGGGTTGCTGGTAATCGGCATTGAGCGGGGTGACCGGTGGATACCTTTACCGAATGATGATGAAAAAATAAACGATGGTGACAGTATCGTCATCTACGGCTCTCTGGATGTCTTGAATAATACCTTCAGAAGAGTTAGCGAAGTTTCAGGCGTACCATACTAGCTTACCATAGCCCCATCTCCGAGGGTCACAAAAATAGTCTTGCAGAGTTTATCCCGCAGCCTGGGTACGGCGGTAGCTTTCTGAATCAACTTGGTATTGGTTTCTCCACTCGGCGGCTCTTCCTCTATCGCTTTTATCTCAGCCATCTCCGTCAGCCGGGCCAGTATGTCCGTCACCTGTAAAGCCCTGGCCAGGCTGATGGTGAGGGCGGTGCCCTCATGCCAGGAACCAACCACCTGCAGTACACGTGAATCAAGCGCCTCCTCCACCTCGCTGGCGAATCTCATCAACTGGCCAGCATCAACAGGAGGAGGTAAAACCAGCAATACCTCTTCGAGCATGGTATCTCCGACAACAGGTCGCTCAGGAAGACGAGCTTCTGCCATCAGTCCACGCCCGCCTTCATAGCCATTCCGAGGGTTAGTAATAACGCTTTGACCAACAACAACTTCACCACGATAAACCCGTCTGATTGACTGGAGCAACTCCTCACGCTTGGTATCCTTCAGCAGGTAACCCTTTGCCCCGGCTTCCATAGCGTTATTGATGTATTCATCATAAAAAGTCAGCATAATTACCTTACAAGGATATTTTTGCTGCGTCAGCTGCCGGGTAATCTCAATTCCATCCACTCCGGGCATCTTGATATCCATCAGTACTATGTCCGGAGAAAGTATCTCTATCTGGAACAGCGCTTCTTCACTGTTAGCACCCTGACCAACGAGCTCTATGTCTTCCTCCTGTCCCAGCATACGGCGCAGCCCTTCCCGCACTACCTGGTGATCATCAACCACGAGGATACGTATTTTCCCCATTCCGGCCTCCTTTAAGGGTGATTTTAAATGGGAGGGAACAACAGTAATGTAATACGCTAAATTGATTCTAGCGGGTGCTACCGAGCTTCGAAAGTAGCAAAAGGTTAACGCTGCCGGTAAAAAGAGCTCAGTTTATTGAAACCAAAGTATCGTCCGGGCGGGGATCTTTGATAGAAGTCCGATTCAGACAGATAAAAGGGTATGGTACTGGCGGAAGGTCAACCGGTATTAAATCAACTCTTTCTTATAAGCTTCTGATACCGCTTCAGAGCGATTGCGCACGCCGAGCTTTTCAAATATGATACGCACGCTCCTCTTGACAGAAGCCTCACTCAAGAAAAGCTGGCTGGAAATTTCCCTGGTAGTTATCCCGTCAGCGATCAGTTTAAGTATGATTAATTCCCGTTCGGAGAGGTTGGCCCGCTGCTGACTCTCTGATGGCATAGCAAGCTCGGCTAATCGTTTCTGG
This is a stretch of genomic DNA from Dehalococcoidales bacterium. It encodes these proteins:
- a CDS encoding TrkA C-terminal domain-containing protein; this translates as MNGLILILPTLLLILASFLVVTAASALLMLTGMDSQRARFQALSSFTGTGFTTREAESVVNHPQRRRIVMALMMLGHAGIVAVVVTATSSVVTSGGSWETTLIFLVVLLYVYALYLIVKYGGITKRWEGFISKRFARHLGEEGTPAELLHLLEGYGIVRMPVKPDLPVLSSCVSQDTCRDKGLLVIGIERGDRWIPLPNDDEKINDGDSIVIYGSLDVLNNTFRRVSEVSGVPY
- a CDS encoding response regulator transcription factor, producing the protein MGKIRILVVDDHQVVREGLRRMLGQEEDIELVGQGANSEEALFQIEILSPDIVLMDIKMPGVDGIEITRQLTQQKYPCKVIMLTFYDEYINNAMEAGAKGYLLKDTKREELLQSIRRVYRGEVVVGQSVITNPRNGYEGGRGLMAEARLPERPVVGDTMLEEVLLVLPPPVDAGQLMRFASEVEEALDSRVLQVVGSWHEGTALTISLARALQVTDILARLTEMAEIKAIEEEPPSGETNTKLIQKATAVPRLRDKLCKTIFVTLGDGAMVS